A window from Pseudonocardia cypriaca encodes these proteins:
- the soxR gene encoding redox-sensitive transcriptional activator SoxR, producing the protein MTDTPPPELTVGQVAARSGVAVSALHFYEEKGLISSRRTGGNQRRYPRETLRRVAVIRVAQRVGIPLRVVKEAFATLPDGRTPDREDWARLSAVWCDELNTRIDQLVRLRNSLADCIGCGCLSLDRCLLRNRDDRLGARGRGPRRLFTRAVREEEDQTRPPR; encoded by the coding sequence GTGACCGACACCCCACCTCCCGAGCTCACCGTCGGCCAGGTCGCGGCCCGCTCGGGCGTCGCCGTGAGCGCGCTGCACTTCTACGAGGAGAAGGGCCTCATCTCGAGCCGCCGCACCGGTGGCAACCAGCGCCGCTACCCCCGGGAGACGCTGCGGCGGGTCGCCGTGATCCGCGTGGCCCAGCGGGTCGGTATCCCGCTGCGGGTGGTCAAGGAGGCGTTCGCCACGCTGCCGGACGGCCGCACGCCCGACCGGGAGGACTGGGCCCGACTGTCAGCCGTGTGGTGCGACGAGCTCAACACGCGGATCGACCAGCTCGTCCGGCTCCGCAACAGCCTCGCCGACTGCATCGGCTGCGGCTGCCTCTCGCTCGACCGGTGCCTGCTGCGCAACCGCGATGACCGGCTCGGGGCGCGGGGCAGAGGCCCGCGCCGCCTGTTCACGCGGGCCGTCCGCGAGGAGGAGGACCAGACCCGGCCACCCCGGTGA
- a CDS encoding ABC transporter substrate-binding protein, with protein MPAPKSGSILRRPSRGTAVASAALGLSLVLAGCGGSNVAGGGGGNAAASNPECAAFSQYGDLSGTRVTIYTSIVSPEDEPHINSYKPFEECTGAQIVYEGSKEFEAQLPVRVQAGSPPDIAYVPQPGLLKTLVTQNPGAVKPAPQAVVANVDQYYSETFKAAGSVDGTLYGAPLGSNVKSYVWYSPQAFAAKGYTVPKTWDEMVTLSNRITADGGKPWCAGIASGDATGWPLTDWLEDVMLRENGPEVYDQWVSHAIPFNDQRVVRALDRVGSILKNPQYVNGGLGDVASIATTTFQDGGLPLLDGTCYLHRQANFYAANFPEGTDISENGQAFAFELPPINPAQPQTILVGSEFVAAFSDRPEVQAFQAYLSSPEWANAKAKAGSELGQSGWLSANTGLDPNNLSNPIDKLSAEILQDESKTFRFDGSDLMPAAVGSASFWRGMTDWITGQNTSDTLTYIEESWPASS; from the coding sequence ATGCCAGCCCCGAAGTCCGGATCGATCCTGCGGAGACCGTCCCGCGGTACGGCCGTGGCCAGCGCCGCGCTGGGTCTCAGCCTCGTGCTCGCCGGATGCGGCGGCAGCAACGTCGCCGGAGGTGGCGGCGGCAACGCGGCCGCCTCGAACCCCGAGTGTGCGGCGTTCTCCCAGTACGGCGACCTGTCCGGCACCCGGGTCACGATCTACACCTCGATCGTCTCGCCCGAGGACGAGCCGCACATCAACTCGTACAAGCCGTTCGAGGAGTGCACCGGCGCGCAGATCGTCTACGAGGGCTCCAAGGAGTTCGAGGCCCAGCTGCCGGTGCGCGTCCAGGCGGGCTCGCCGCCGGACATCGCCTACGTCCCGCAGCCCGGCCTGCTGAAGACGCTCGTCACGCAGAACCCCGGCGCGGTGAAGCCCGCGCCGCAGGCCGTCGTCGCGAACGTCGACCAGTACTACTCGGAGACCTTCAAGGCGGCGGGCAGCGTCGACGGCACCCTGTACGGCGCGCCGCTCGGCTCGAACGTCAAGTCCTACGTCTGGTACTCGCCGCAGGCGTTCGCCGCGAAGGGCTACACCGTCCCGAAGACGTGGGACGAGATGGTGACGCTCTCGAACCGCATCACCGCCGACGGCGGCAAGCCGTGGTGTGCGGGTATCGCCTCCGGTGACGCCACGGGCTGGCCGCTCACCGACTGGCTCGAGGACGTGATGCTGCGCGAGAACGGCCCCGAGGTCTACGACCAGTGGGTCTCGCACGCCATCCCGTTCAACGACCAGCGCGTGGTGAGGGCCCTCGACCGCGTCGGCTCGATCCTGAAGAACCCGCAGTACGTGAACGGTGGCCTCGGCGACGTCGCCTCGATCGCCACCACGACGTTCCAGGACGGGGGCCTGCCGCTGCTCGACGGCACCTGCTACCTGCACCGCCAGGCCAACTTCTACGCGGCCAACTTCCCCGAGGGCACCGACATCTCGGAGAACGGGCAGGCGTTCGCGTTCGAGCTCCCGCCGATCAACCCGGCGCAGCCGCAGACGATCCTCGTGGGCTCGGAGTTCGTCGCCGCGTTCTCGGACCGGCCCGAGGTGCAGGCGTTCCAGGCGTACCTGTCCTCGCCGGAGTGGGCCAACGCGAAGGCGAAGGCCGGTAGCGAGCTCGGGCAGAGCGGCTGGCTGAGCGCCAACACCGGGCTGGACCCGAACAACCTGTCCAACCCGATCGACAAGCTCTCGGCCGAGATCCTGCAGGACGAGTCCAAGACCTTCCGGTTCGACGGTTCCGACCTGATGCCGGCGGCCGTCGGCTCCGCGTCGTTCTGGCGCGGCATGACGGACTGGATCACCGGTCAGAACACCTCGGACACGCTCACCTACATCGAGGAG
- a CDS encoding cation diffusion facilitator family transporter, whose protein sequence is MGAGHGHGHGIDPAAATSASGRHMRRLAISLGVLVASLVLQVVVGLTTSSLALLSDAGHNFTDVLGMGMALAAIAAARAARTNDRRTFGLYRAEVLAALANAVLLFGVAGWVLLEAVQRFADPPEVPGLPVVLTALAGLAANLFVFALLRKGAQESLNIRGAYLEVIADTLGSVGVLVAGLVTLLFGWRYADPIVAIGIGLFILPRTWSLGRQAVRILVQAAPAHVDVAAVRAELGALDGVQDVHDVHVWTLTSGMEVGSAHLTVGAGCDPAKVLTSAQRLLTERHQLAHFTVQVEPPGSRTGCAELRW, encoded by the coding sequence ATGGGTGCGGGCCACGGACACGGGCACGGGATCGACCCCGCAGCTGCCACGAGCGCATCGGGGCGGCACATGCGGCGTCTCGCGATCTCACTGGGGGTGCTCGTCGCCTCCCTCGTCCTGCAGGTCGTCGTGGGTCTCACGACCTCGTCGCTCGCCCTGCTGTCCGACGCGGGGCACAACTTCACCGACGTGCTCGGGATGGGCATGGCGCTCGCCGCCATCGCGGCAGCCCGCGCGGCGCGCACCAACGACCGGCGCACGTTCGGTCTCTACCGGGCCGAGGTCCTGGCCGCCCTGGCCAACGCCGTGCTGCTGTTCGGGGTGGCCGGCTGGGTGCTCCTCGAGGCCGTCCAGCGCTTCGCCGACCCGCCCGAGGTGCCGGGCCTGCCCGTGGTGCTCACCGCGCTCGCCGGCCTCGCCGCGAACCTCTTCGTGTTCGCCCTGCTGCGGAAGGGCGCGCAGGAGAGCCTCAACATCCGGGGCGCCTACCTGGAGGTCATCGCCGACACCCTCGGCTCCGTCGGCGTGCTCGTCGCCGGCCTGGTCACCCTGCTGTTCGGCTGGCGCTACGCCGACCCGATCGTCGCGATCGGGATCGGGCTGTTCATCCTGCCGCGGACGTGGTCGCTCGGCCGGCAGGCCGTCCGCATCCTGGTGCAGGCCGCACCGGCGCACGTCGACGTCGCGGCCGTCCGCGCCGAGCTGGGCGCGCTCGACGGCGTGCAGGACGTCCACGACGTCCACGTCTGGACGCTGACGTCCGGCATGGAGGTGGGATCGGCCCACCTCACCGTCGGAGCCGGCTGCGACCCGGCGAAGGTGCTGACGTCCGCGCAGCGGCTGCTCACCGAGCGCCACCAGCTCGCACACTTCACCGTGCAGGTCGAGCCACCCGGTTCCCGTACCGGTTGTGCCGAACTCCGCTGGTAG
- a CDS encoding SDR family NAD(P)-dependent oxidoreductase, which yields MTTPGSARARPVALVTGASRGLGAAIAARLAAAGHPVAVNYASSGAAAEAVAEGIRATGGVARAYRADITDEHEAASMVEDVRGDLGPVGVLVLNATGPQPAIPAGEVRWPDMRAQLDFFVKSPVLLLGSVLPDMRASGWGRIVHIGSDSVRGLPKGSTAYVTAKSAQLALARMWAAELGPFGITVNTVAPGWIPVERHLDASPTDLEEYAARVPVNRLGVPDDVAGAVAYLVSEDASFVNGAWLTVNGGSVPG from the coding sequence GTGACGACTCCCGGGAGCGCACGAGCCCGGCCGGTCGCCCTCGTGACCGGCGCGTCGCGAGGTCTCGGTGCGGCGATCGCCGCCCGGCTCGCCGCGGCGGGTCATCCCGTGGCGGTGAACTACGCCTCGTCCGGGGCCGCGGCGGAGGCGGTGGCGGAGGGCATCCGCGCGACGGGCGGCGTCGCACGCGCGTACCGGGCGGACATCACCGACGAGCACGAGGCCGCGAGCATGGTCGAGGACGTGCGGGGTGACCTCGGGCCGGTCGGGGTGCTCGTCCTGAACGCCACGGGGCCGCAGCCGGCGATCCCGGCCGGGGAGGTGCGCTGGCCGGACATGCGCGCCCAGCTGGACTTCTTCGTCAAGAGCCCGGTGCTCCTGCTCGGATCCGTGCTGCCGGACATGCGGGCATCGGGGTGGGGGCGGATCGTCCACATCGGGTCCGACTCGGTGCGCGGCCTGCCGAAGGGCAGCACCGCCTACGTCACCGCGAAGTCGGCGCAGCTCGCGCTGGCGCGGATGTGGGCGGCCGAGCTCGGCCCGTTCGGCATCACCGTCAACACGGTCGCGCCGGGCTGGATCCCGGTGGAGCGGCATCTGGACGCCTCGCCCACGGACCTCGAGGAGTACGCCGCACGGGTTCCCGTGAACCGGCTCGGTGTGCCCGATGACGTGGCGGGTGCGGTTGCGTACCTGGTCTCGGAGGACGCGTCGTTCGTGAACGGGGCGTGGCTGACGGTCAACGGCGGGAGCGTGCCGGGCTGA
- a CDS encoding Cmx/CmrA family chloramphenicol efflux MFS transporter, producing MPPVVPLLGTAVFAQGTSEFMVAGLVPDIASEMSVSIPAAGLLTSAFAVGMAVGAPLMALLAMRWPRRLALAAFLVAFVLAHVVAALTGSFEVLVATRVVGALANAGFLAVGLATVTSIVPADAKGRALAVLLAGTTIACVAGVPGGAVLGGLWGWRSAFWAVALLCIPALVAVLTSVPRDHAGTTPPSARGELRALRRPQLLVVLLLGALVNGATFCSFTFLAPVLTDVSGIAAGWVPAMLALFGGGAFLGVRLAARWSDTRPGPVLALGGTVLAVGWAAFALTAGNAVAAVVLVPLMGTLAFAVGGTLIARVLYAASGAPNLAGSFATASLNIGAAVGPWIGGIVIGAGLDLSSPLWVSAALVAAALAIVVLERAAGPWVTPRTSCP from the coding sequence TTGCCGCCTGTCGTCCCCCTGCTCGGGACAGCGGTCTTCGCCCAGGGAACATCCGAGTTCATGGTGGCCGGCCTCGTGCCGGACATCGCATCGGAGATGTCCGTCTCGATCCCGGCCGCCGGCCTGCTGACCTCCGCGTTCGCGGTCGGCATGGCGGTCGGAGCGCCGTTGATGGCGCTGCTCGCCATGCGCTGGCCACGCAGGCTCGCGCTCGCCGCCTTCCTCGTGGCGTTCGTGCTCGCGCACGTCGTCGCGGCCCTGACGGGCAGCTTCGAGGTGCTGGTCGCCACCCGGGTGGTGGGGGCGCTCGCGAACGCCGGGTTCCTCGCCGTCGGGCTGGCCACCGTGACGAGCATCGTCCCGGCCGACGCGAAGGGGCGCGCCCTCGCGGTGCTGCTCGCCGGCACCACGATCGCCTGCGTGGCCGGGGTCCCCGGCGGGGCCGTCCTCGGCGGCCTGTGGGGGTGGCGCTCGGCCTTCTGGGCCGTCGCGCTGCTCTGCATCCCCGCGCTCGTCGCGGTGCTGACCTCGGTGCCGAGGGACCATGCCGGGACGACCCCGCCGAGCGCGCGCGGCGAGCTGCGGGCGCTGCGGCGGCCGCAGCTGCTGGTGGTGCTGCTGCTCGGCGCGCTGGTCAACGGCGCGACGTTCTGCTCGTTCACCTTCCTCGCCCCGGTGCTCACCGACGTGTCCGGGATCGCCGCCGGGTGGGTTCCCGCGATGCTCGCCCTGTTCGGGGGCGGGGCGTTCCTCGGCGTCCGGCTCGCCGCCCGCTGGTCCGACACCCGGCCCGGACCGGTGCTCGCGCTCGGAGGCACCGTGCTCGCCGTCGGATGGGCCGCGTTCGCGCTGACGGCGGGCAACGCCGTGGCGGCGGTCGTGCTCGTCCCGCTGATGGGGACGCTCGCGTTCGCGGTGGGGGGCACGCTCATCGCCCGCGTGCTCTACGCCGCCTCGGGTGCGCCGAACCTCGCGGGGAGTTTCGCGACGGCGTCGTTGAACATCGGCGCTGCCGTCGGGCCGTGGATCGGGGGGATCGTGATCGGGGCCGGGCTCGACCTGAGCTCGCCGCTGTGGGTGAGCGCGGCCCTCGTCGCCGCCGCGCTCGCGATCGTGGTGCTCGAGCGCGCGGCGGGGCCGTGGGTTACTCCCCGGACCTCTTGTCCATGA
- a CDS encoding DUF1707 SHOCT-like domain-containing protein, translating into MSELTDGPSREPVRPEDMRISDVERREVQNRLQRAHDIGQLDLGEFDDRVRSVWSARTRGELARVTADLPAPPPEPGRRQVFSDTGGGIAMRVLTIVWGSLAAVNLVVWGLLELTMDWSLHPWWIWVAVPPGIALAVLYIAGIGRPPRDR; encoded by the coding sequence GTGAGCGAGCTCACCGATGGACCCAGCAGGGAGCCGGTGCGACCCGAGGACATGCGCATCTCGGACGTGGAGCGGCGCGAGGTGCAGAACCGGCTCCAGCGGGCCCACGACATCGGCCAGCTGGACCTCGGGGAGTTCGACGACCGGGTCAGGTCCGTCTGGTCCGCCCGGACGCGGGGCGAGCTCGCCCGCGTCACCGCCGACCTCCCTGCACCCCCGCCCGAGCCCGGCCGCAGGCAGGTGTTCTCCGACACCGGCGGCGGCATCGCGATGCGGGTGCTCACGATCGTCTGGGGCAGCCTCGCCGCCGTCAACCTGGTGGTGTGGGGGCTGCTGGAGCTGACGATGGACTGGTCCCTGCACCCGTGGTGGATCTGGGTGGCGGTGCCGCCCGGCATCGCGCTCGCGGTGCTCTACATCGCGGGGATCGGCCGCCCGCCCCGCGACCGCTGA
- a CDS encoding GNAT family N-acetyltransferase, whose amino-acid sequence MALWRMHVELEDRPGRLGGLATAVGGAGCNILSLHVVGEPTDDGAVTDELLVQVPESVEAAALVDAVAAAGIPCTLLVRADATELSDPATTALALARMVVADPGSAPSAVATMLRARLIDPAAQPSGHVHTLRGGTQQIHVGRPWPFTATELSRAAALLELATQLAMRTPIRSVGADRALQLRDGSEVRLRAAEPGDGPLVAALHARCSPASRRSRYLTPAPRLQSDELGALLGPSASPTALHAVLAVTADGGSAVGIANLDPEPGSAGSARAAVLVEDAWQGRGLGTALLRHLAEVATERGLAELVGCARPDDVGITRLLRRAGLRPAAAIVGTEVRLRAALPTPVG is encoded by the coding sequence ATGGCGCTGTGGCGGATGCACGTCGAGCTGGAGGACCGTCCCGGTCGACTCGGCGGGTTGGCCACCGCGGTCGGCGGAGCCGGATGCAACATCCTCTCCCTGCACGTCGTCGGCGAACCGACCGACGACGGAGCGGTCACCGACGAGCTGCTGGTCCAGGTGCCCGAAAGCGTCGAGGCCGCGGCGCTGGTCGATGCGGTCGCGGCCGCCGGGATCCCGTGCACGCTGCTGGTGCGCGCCGATGCCACGGAGCTGTCCGACCCGGCCACCACGGCGCTGGCGCTCGCGCGGATGGTGGTGGCCGACCCGGGCAGCGCACCGAGCGCGGTGGCCACCATGCTGCGTGCCCGCCTGATCGACCCGGCCGCGCAGCCGTCGGGGCACGTGCACACGCTGCGCGGCGGTACCCAGCAGATCCACGTCGGCCGCCCGTGGCCGTTCACGGCCACCGAGCTCTCGCGGGCCGCGGCGCTGCTGGAGCTCGCCACGCAGCTCGCGATGCGAACCCCGATCCGCAGCGTCGGCGCCGATCGCGCCCTGCAGCTGCGGGACGGCTCGGAGGTGCGGCTGCGCGCCGCCGAGCCGGGTGACGGCCCGCTGGTGGCCGCGCTGCACGCCCGCTGCTCGCCGGCATCGCGGCGTTCCCGCTACCTCACGCCGGCGCCCCGGCTGCAGTCCGACGAGCTGGGCGCGTTGCTCGGCCCGTCCGCCTCCCCCACCGCACTGCACGCCGTGCTGGCCGTCACCGCCGACGGTGGCAGCGCCGTCGGCATCGCGAACCTCGATCCGGAGCCGGGCTCCGCCGGATCGGCGCGGGCCGCCGTGCTGGTCGAGGACGCGTGGCAGGGCCGGGGGCTCGGCACGGCGCTGCTGCGCCACCTCGCGGAGGTCGCCACGGAGCGCGGCCTCGCCGAGCTCGTCGGCTGCGCGCGCCCGGACGACGTCGGCATCACCCGCCTGCTGCGCCGGGCCGGGTTGCGCCCGGCGGCCGCGATCGTCGGCACCGAGGTGCGGCTGCGGGCCGCCCTGCCCACTCCGGTGGGCTGA
- a CDS encoding prolyl oligopeptidase family serine peptidase, whose amino-acid sequence MIPGVTEHPVAPVPHRLFDDEREERWRARFTAPRMSRPAWARDAPDRCVYTSNASGTTEVYVWDRVTDQHRRITDRRSGTHIATLPPDGATVWWFADTDGDEFGHWVREPFAGRRATAAPEPALPAVEDGYPAGLEIGRSVVAAGTSTDDGTKIWLRRGDGPAEVVYQHAEDAGVGALSDDETLLAISHSEHGDSRHPAVRVVRVSDGGLVAEKSDGPGKGLTPLTFAPIRGDGRLLLLHERHGREELLLWDVLADTEREITLDLPGEVYADFHPDGRNLLVWHTAAARTRLYRYALDSAELAELPVAPGCVGSAEVRPDGTVEYTCSSAAEPSTVRALHPDGTDRVLVAPPGARAPGSVPVEDLWVEGPGGRVHALVARPTHVDGPAPAVFALHGGPHAADEDRFSAGRAAWVDAGFVVVEVNYRGSTGYGSVWRDAIEGRPGLTELEDVAAVYDRCVADGLVDRGRCVVEGWSWGGYLALLALGTQPDRWAAGIAGVPVADYLAAYADEMEQLRAFDRALFGGSPAERPEAYRDASPLTYVDRVRVPVLVLAGENDPRCPIRQVNNYLDALAARGDVRYEVSRFDAGHGSLVVDETLRHVATEIGFARRALA is encoded by the coding sequence ATGATCCCGGGGGTGACCGAGCACCCCGTCGCCCCCGTTCCCCACCGGCTCTTCGACGACGAGCGCGAGGAGCGCTGGCGCGCCCGGTTCACGGCGCCGCGGATGTCGCGCCCGGCGTGGGCGCGCGACGCACCGGACCGGTGCGTCTACACCTCGAACGCCAGTGGGACGACTGAGGTGTACGTCTGGGATCGGGTGACCGACCAGCACCGTCGCATCACCGACCGGCGCAGCGGCACCCACATCGCCACGCTCCCGCCCGACGGCGCGACGGTCTGGTGGTTCGCCGACACCGACGGCGACGAGTTCGGGCACTGGGTGCGCGAACCGTTCGCCGGCCGCCGCGCGACGGCCGCGCCCGAGCCTGCGCTCCCCGCCGTCGAGGACGGCTACCCGGCGGGGCTGGAGATCGGGCGGTCGGTGGTGGCCGCGGGGACCTCCACCGACGACGGCACGAAGATCTGGCTGCGCCGCGGCGACGGCCCGGCGGAGGTCGTCTACCAGCACGCGGAGGACGCAGGCGTCGGCGCGCTGTCGGACGACGAGACGCTGCTCGCGATCAGCCACTCCGAGCACGGGGACTCGCGGCACCCCGCGGTGCGGGTCGTGCGCGTGTCCGACGGCGGGCTCGTGGCCGAGAAGTCGGACGGGCCCGGGAAGGGGCTCACCCCGCTGACGTTCGCCCCGATCCGCGGGGACGGCCGGCTCCTGCTGCTGCACGAGCGCCACGGCCGCGAGGAGCTGCTGCTGTGGGACGTGCTCGCCGACACCGAGCGCGAGATCACGCTCGACCTGCCGGGCGAGGTCTACGCCGACTTCCACCCGGACGGACGGAACCTGCTCGTCTGGCACACGGCGGCGGCCCGCACGCGGCTGTACCGCTACGCCCTGGATTCCGCAGAGCTGGCGGAGCTGCCGGTGGCACCCGGCTGCGTGGGCTCGGCCGAGGTCCGCCCGGACGGCACGGTCGAGTACACGTGCTCGTCGGCCGCGGAGCCCTCGACGGTGCGGGCGCTGCACCCGGACGGCACCGACCGCGTGCTCGTCGCCCCGCCGGGAGCGCGCGCCCCGGGCTCGGTGCCGGTCGAGGACCTGTGGGTGGAGGGCCCGGGCGGCCGGGTGCACGCCCTCGTCGCCCGTCCCACTCATGTCGACGGCCCGGCGCCGGCCGTGTTCGCGCTGCACGGTGGCCCGCACGCCGCCGACGAGGACCGGTTCAGCGCGGGCCGGGCGGCGTGGGTGGACGCCGGCTTCGTGGTGGTCGAGGTCAACTACCGCGGCTCGACCGGCTACGGCTCGGTGTGGCGGGACGCCATCGAAGGCCGGCCGGGGCTGACCGAGCTGGAGGACGTCGCCGCCGTGTACGACCGGTGCGTGGCCGACGGCCTGGTGGACCGGGGGCGTTGCGTGGTGGAGGGCTGGTCGTGGGGCGGCTACCTCGCGCTGCTGGCCCTCGGCACCCAGCCGGACCGCTGGGCGGCCGGCATCGCGGGCGTGCCGGTGGCCGACTACCTCGCCGCCTACGCCGACGAGATGGAGCAGCTGCGGGCGTTCGACCGCGCCCTCTTCGGAGGTTCGCCCGCCGAGCGCCCCGAGGCGTACCGGGACGCGTCACCGCTCACCTACGTCGACCGCGTGCGCGTGCCGGTGCTCGTGCTGGCCGGCGAGAACGACCCGCGCTGCCCGATCCGGCAGGTGAACAACTACCTGGACGCCCTCGCCGCCCGCGGCGACGTGCGGTACGAGGTGAGCCGCTTCGACGCGGGCCACGGGAGCCTCGTGGTGGACGAGACGCTCCGCCACGTGGCGACGGAGATCGGGTTCGCCCGCCGGGCCCTGGCCTGA
- a CDS encoding VOC family protein, whose protein sequence is MERPALTLTATVLDAPDPRALARFYQQLFGWPVVQDDPTWVTLRPPGGGSGLSFQLEELYERPTWPSERERQQMQLHLDIEVDDLERAVAHAIEAGATLAEFQPQENVRVLLDPVGHPFCFFVKE, encoded by the coding sequence GTGGAGCGACCCGCGCTGACGCTGACCGCCACCGTGCTCGACGCCCCGGATCCCCGCGCCCTCGCGCGCTTCTACCAGCAGCTGTTCGGCTGGCCGGTGGTGCAGGACGACCCCACCTGGGTCACGCTCCGCCCGCCCGGCGGAGGGTCGGGCCTCTCGTTCCAGCTGGAGGAGCTGTACGAGCGCCCCACCTGGCCGTCGGAACGGGAGCGGCAGCAGATGCAGCTGCACCTGGACATCGAGGTCGACGACCTCGAGCGGGCCGTCGCGCACGCGATCGAAGCGGGTGCCACGCTCGCGGAGTTCCAGCCGCAGGAGAACGTGCGGGTCCTGCTGGACCCGGTCGGTCACCCGTTCTGCTTCTTCGTGAAGGAGTGA
- a CDS encoding ABC transporter ATP-binding protein — MAAVTYDKATRIYPGSTKPAVDQLDLEVADGEFLVLVGPSGCGKSTSLRMLAGLEDIDQGSIHIGGRDVTRVPPKDRDIAMVFQNYALYPHMTVAENMGFALKIAGKPKSEIQQRVQEAAKILDLEDYLERRPKALSGGQRQRVAMGRAIVRQPQVFCMDEPLSNLDAKLRVSTRTQIASLQRRLGITTVYVTHDQTEAMTMGDRVAVLKDGLLQQVDTPRAMYDKPANVFVAGFIGSPAMNLLQVELDGDTLHFGGAETHIPRSAIEEVGSTRSITVGVRPEDMEPVSAGAGLATEVDVVEELGADAYVYGTTEVGGERRAIIARVDGRTPPDKGSVLHFAPREGHLHLFAGDTGERIDI; from the coding sequence ATGGCTGCTGTGACCTATGACAAGGCGACCCGCATCTACCCGGGGTCCACCAAGCCCGCGGTCGACCAGCTCGACCTGGAGGTCGCCGACGGGGAGTTCCTCGTCCTGGTCGGACCGTCCGGATGCGGCAAGTCCACGTCCCTGCGGATGCTCGCGGGACTCGAGGACATCGACCAGGGCTCCATCCACATCGGTGGTCGTGACGTCACGCGCGTCCCGCCGAAGGACCGCGACATCGCGATGGTCTTCCAGAACTACGCGCTGTACCCGCACATGACCGTGGCCGAGAACATGGGCTTCGCTCTCAAGATCGCGGGCAAGCCGAAGTCGGAGATCCAGCAGCGGGTGCAGGAAGCCGCGAAGATCCTCGACCTCGAGGACTACCTCGAGCGCCGCCCGAAGGCCCTCTCCGGTGGTCAGCGCCAGCGCGTCGCGATGGGCCGGGCGATCGTGCGCCAGCCCCAGGTGTTCTGCATGGACGAGCCGCTGTCCAACCTGGACGCCAAGCTGCGCGTCTCCACCCGCACCCAGATCGCCTCGCTGCAGCGTCGGCTCGGCATCACCACGGTCTACGTCACCCACGACCAGACCGAGGCCATGACGATGGGCGACCGCGTCGCCGTGCTGAAGGACGGGCTCCTGCAGCAGGTCGACACGCCGCGCGCGATGTACGACAAGCCGGCCAACGTCTTCGTCGCGGGCTTCATCGGCTCTCCCGCCATGAACCTGCTCCAGGTCGAGCTGGACGGCGACACCCTGCACTTCGGCGGCGCCGAGACCCACATCCCGCGCTCGGCGATCGAGGAGGTCGGGTCCACCCGCTCGATCACCGTCGGCGTGCGGCCCGAGGACATGGAGCCCGTGAGCGCCGGGGCCGGTCTGGCCACCGAGGTGGACGTCGTCGAGGAGCTCGGGGCCGACGCGTACGTCTACGGCACCACCGAGGTCGGCGGCGAGCGTCGCGCGATCATCGCCCGCGTCGACGGCCGCACGCCGCCCGACAAGGGCTCGGTGCTGCACTTCGCGCCGCGCGAGGGTCACCTGCACCTGTTCGCGGGCGACACCGGCGAGCGCATCGACATCTGA